A segment of the Candidatus Brocadiaceae bacterium genome:
CCCCTTCTGACCGAGGGCAGCCGTCACTGCGCCATCCTGGCGGTCATCACGTTCTACCGCGCGGTCGCCGACTACCTCGTCCAGCCCTGAGGCCGGGCCGCCGGGCGGCCGCCGGCGCACACGCCTCCGCCAGGGACGAAAGGACAGCCCCATGCCTCTGCTGACCAAGCCGGACCAACAGGAACTCGAGCGGAACCGCCTCCGGGCGCACCCCCGCTGCGTTGTATGCACACGCGCTCACCAGAATGGGCTCGGCGTGCGGTTCAGCCTCCGGGACGATGGCGCGGTGGAAGGCCGGTTCGACTGCAAGGTGAACTGCCAGGGCTACTGCGACATCCTGCACGGCGGGGTTGCGGCAGCCCTGCTGGACGGCGCAATGACGAACTGCCTGTTCGCCCACGGCGTCACCGCCGTCACGGCCGAGATGGCCATCCGCTACCACGCCCCGATCCGGGTCGGCCACGAGCTGACAGCCCGCGCGCGCATGTCCGACGCACGCAGGTCGCTCTACAGCGTTCAGGCGGAACTGCTCCAGGAGGGAGAGGTCCGGGCCACGGCCACCGCCACGTTCATGGAGCGCCCTCAGGACACCGCCTGATTGCCCCTGCAATGGGTAGGCACGGCCGTCCCCTGCCGTGCAGGCTCTTGCCGATGGTGCCCCGGCGAGACGCCGCCATCCCCGCAGTCAACGAGCCGACGGCGGGCGGCGGGCGGCGGGGTTCGCAACTCGTCGTGAGTGCGCCTCCGGTGCCATGTCCGCCGCCATATGGCAGCGGACCCCAAAAAGGAAGCCCCGGCGTCCGCGTCATAAGTCTGCGTTCCGCCGGGGCTTACTGGTGGAGGATACGGGGCTCGAACCCGTGGTGGCAAAAAGTGTTGTGACCAACAGGACCGGTCCATATCCCCTACAGAACCAACGCAAAGCCTTGCAGAATCAGACACTTGCGGCAACGGAGCAGCATGGCAGAATGACAGTACCGCAACAGATTGCGAACACAATCCGGGCAATTCGCTGCACTGCAAGTGTGCCCTATTCGTGCCCCGACAGGATCTCCCGCCGGAGTTGGTGCATGTCGTGGAGGCTTGGGCATCACTCCCTGAACCGATCCGAGCTGCAATCCTGACGTTAGTCCGATCGACTGCGGGGGCATGAACGATGGCTGTGAATAGCGGACCCCTATGACGAAATTGACAGAATCGACAGAATGCTCCGGGCTGAAGGCGGCGACGTCTCGCTTCAGATTGCTTGTGATTTGCTCCGTCGCGCGATATAATAGTGCATATGACGAGGCTATAACGGCAGGAAAACGGCATGATCGGCAGCAGACACAGGGACGAACACGGCTTGACGCCCAGGCAGGCGATGGCCGCCGAGCATTACGTCTTGCACGGCAGCATGTCGGCTGCCTACCGGCATGCCTATAGCACCTCCAATATGCAGCCGGCGACGGTCAACCGCAAGGCCATCGATCTGTTCCGAGTCCCCGCCGTTGCCCGCCGAGTTGAGCAGCTCCGTGCCGAGGCCGAGGAGCGGGCTACCA
Coding sequences within it:
- a CDS encoding PaaI family thioesterase, with the protein product MPLLTKPDQQELERNRLRAHPRCVVCTRAHQNGLGVRFSLRDDGAVEGRFDCKVNCQGYCDILHGGVAAALLDGAMTNCLFAHGVTAVTAEMAIRYHAPIRVGHELTARARMSDARRSLYSVQAELLQEGEVRATATATFMERPQDTA